The proteins below come from a single Plantactinospora sp. KBS50 genomic window:
- a CDS encoding response regulator transcription factor, which translates to MSGMGIRVLIADDQAMVRQGMRRILESQSDISVVGEAADGVAAVELVQSLRPDVLLVDIRMPRMDGLEVTRLVAGSAATRSVKVVVVTTFDLDEYVYPALRYGASGFLLKRSGAVLIIEAVRAAVAGDSMISPSITVRLLKHVTQPSPALPAPTESLTAREVEIAGQVAQGKTNADIAAELFISPGTVKTHVAAIQRKLNVRNRVGVAVYAWEAGYASQPSTD; encoded by the coding sequence ATGAGCGGGATGGGAATCCGAGTTCTGATCGCCGACGACCAAGCGATGGTTCGCCAGGGCATGCGGCGCATCCTGGAAAGTCAGTCCGACATCTCGGTGGTCGGTGAGGCGGCTGACGGTGTGGCAGCCGTGGAGCTGGTGCAGAGCCTGCGACCCGACGTGCTCCTAGTCGACATCCGGATGCCGCGGATGGACGGCCTGGAAGTGACCCGCCTGGTGGCTGGCTCCGCGGCGACCAGGTCCGTCAAGGTCGTCGTGGTGACCACGTTCGACCTCGACGAGTACGTTTACCCGGCATTGCGCTACGGCGCCTCGGGCTTCCTGCTCAAACGGTCCGGAGCGGTTCTCATCATCGAGGCGGTACGGGCAGCGGTGGCCGGCGACAGCATGATCAGTCCGTCGATCACGGTGCGCCTGCTGAAGCACGTCACCCAGCCGTCACCGGCGCTGCCCGCGCCGACCGAGTCGCTGACCGCCCGCGAGGTGGAGATTGCCGGACAGGTCGCGCAGGGCAAGACGAACGCCGACATCGCCGCCGAGCTGTTCATCTCGCCCGGCACGGTGAAGACCCACGTCGCGGCCATCCAGCGCAAACTCAACGTGCGCAACCGCGTCGGCGTGGCCGTGTACGCGTGGGAAGCCGGTTACGCCAGCCAGCCTTCCACCGATTGA
- a CDS encoding DUF4097 family beta strand repeat-containing protein, whose translation MRPRKTMALILAAAAAVPTMAGCEEKAKSGPEQSESRSFNLSGTTLKVVATEAAVQIKAGAGGGIDVKRSVRGEIADGDSAMSLDDGTLHLRATCGGVVKDCSAKYTVTVPKGVSLNLDGVGSDVTVTGLRNGLTARLSADASLSANDIAGTMQLRSDGGDITVKRARADTVKAVASNDGNVRLSFAEPPRSVEAKSYGGAVTVVVPTGSATYRVVTAGNSVGKQLESDPRSSRTISAVATDGPVSVRKG comes from the coding sequence GTGAGACCGCGCAAGACGATGGCGCTCATTCTGGCCGCTGCGGCCGCCGTGCCAACCATGGCCGGCTGCGAGGAGAAGGCGAAGTCCGGACCAGAACAGTCCGAGTCACGATCGTTCAACCTGTCCGGCACCACACTCAAGGTCGTCGCGACCGAAGCCGCGGTGCAGATCAAGGCGGGTGCCGGCGGCGGCATCGACGTCAAGCGCTCGGTGCGCGGCGAGATCGCCGACGGCGACTCGGCCATGTCGCTCGACGACGGGACGCTTCACCTCAGGGCCACCTGCGGCGGAGTGGTTAAGGACTGCTCGGCGAAGTACACGGTAACCGTCCCGAAAGGCGTCTCGCTGAACCTGGACGGCGTCGGCAGCGACGTCACGGTCACCGGTCTGCGCAACGGGCTGACCGCGCGGCTGAGCGCGGACGCGTCGCTCAGCGCCAACGACATCGCCGGCACGATGCAACTCCGCAGCGACGGCGGTGACATCACGGTGAAGCGGGCGCGGGCCGACACCGTCAAGGCGGTGGCGTCCAACGACGGCAACGTGCGGCTCTCCTTCGCCGAACCACCCAGATCCGTCGAGGCCAAGTCCTACGGCGGAGCGGTGACCGTGGTCGTCCCGACCGGCTCGGCCACGTATCGGGTGGTCACCGCCGGAAACAGTGTCGGCAAGCAACTGGAGTCCGATCCGCGCAGCAGCCGGACCATCTCCGCCGTGGCCACCGACGGCCCGGTCTCCGTTCGGAAGGGTTGA